A genomic region of Leptotrichia hofstadii contains the following coding sequences:
- a CDS encoding 5-formyltetrahydrofolate cyclo-ligase, with the protein MRNKKTDLQLEKDKIRKEILEKRNNLSTEEVEKKSDLIIQNLEKFIKNAENIMIFMDMKNEVRITKLMELYPKKSFFIPKITDSKNREMKINKYEENELVLHKFGYYESSSIDFYNENILDIVIVPAVVFDLEKNRIGFGGGYYDTFLKKIRGENKKVLFIGICYDFQIIEKVPAEEHDVVLDFVVSESRIF; encoded by the coding sequence ATGAGAAACAAAAAAACAGATTTACAGCTGGAAAAGGATAAAATTAGAAAAGAAATTTTGGAAAAAAGAAATAATTTATCCACTGAAGAAGTAGAAAAAAAAAGTGATTTAATTATTCAAAATTTGGAAAAATTTATAAAAAATGCTGAAAATATAATGATTTTTATGGACATGAAAAATGAAGTGAGAATCACAAAATTGATGGAACTTTATCCTAAGAAAAGTTTTTTTATCCCCAAAATTACAGATAGTAAAAATAGAGAAATGAAAATTAATAAATATGAGGAAAATGAGCTTGTATTACATAAATTTGGATATTACGAATCTTCTTCCATCGATTTTTATAACGAAAATATTTTGGATATTGTAATTGTTCCAGCAGTTGTCTTTGATTTGGAAAAAAATCGAATTGGATTTGGCGGCGGGTATTATGATACTTTTTTGAAAAAGATTCGAGGGGAAAATAAAAAAGTTTTGTTTATTGGTATTTGTTATGATTTTCAGATTATTGAAAAAGTTCCGGCAGAAGAGCATGATGTAGTCTTGGATTTTGTTGTAAGTGAAAGTAGAATTTTTTAA
- the adhE gene encoding bifunctional acetaldehyde-CoA/alcohol dehydrogenase → MAAVKDLESLKALIQRVKKAQEEFATFDQERVDKIFRKVAQKMNDERITLANLAVAETGMGIVEDKVIKNHFASEYIYNKYKDEKTCGVLEDDRSYGVKKIATPIGIIAGIVPTTNPTSTAMFKTLISLKTRNAIIFSPHPRAKQATIETAKIALETAVKYGAPKDIIGWIDEPSVELSRELMASVDLILATGGPGMVKSAYSSGTPAIGVGAGNTPVVIDKSADIKMTANYILMSKTFDNGVICATEQSVIIDKEIYDKVRSEFLNRGAYILNEEELNKVREILFINGNLNADVVGKSAYVIAGMAGFEIPKSSKVLIGEVESTGTEEPFAHEKLSPVLAMYKAEDFEDGLKKADELVRLGGLGHTSSLYINLAEKEKIDKFGRLMKTGRTLINMPASLGAIGDVFNFKLEPSLTLGCGSWGGNSVSENVGVKHLLNVKTIAERRENMLWFKVPEKIYFKYGSLPTALEELKGSHKKAFIVTDKVLAELGYTEHITKVLDSIHIDYRIFSEVKEDPTLSSAQAGAKAMLEYNPDVVIALGGGSAMDAAKIMWVLYEHPELRFRDLAMRFMDIRKRIVEFPEMGKKAKFVAVATSAGTGSEVTPFSVITDDETGIKYPLADYALTPNVAINDPELMLTMPKGLTVASGIDVFTHALESYVSVMATEYTKPYSKEAARLVFKYLPESVELGSKAIKAKEKMANASCLAGMAFANAFLGINHSLAHKLGGKFHVPHGIANAMLLEEVIRFNAAEAPTKMGLFPQYRYPDAMQRYAEMNDYLGFGGNTKEEKVENLIKGINELNRKIGIPASIKEWGVPEKDFLEAVDEMSLDAFDDQCTPANPRYPLMEELREIYLKAYYGKEWENEKERVAKILGF, encoded by the coding sequence ATGGCAGCAGTTAAAGATTTGGAAAGTTTGAAGGCACTTATTCAAAGAGTTAAAAAGGCTCAGGAAGAATTTGCAACATTTGATCAGGAAAGAGTCGATAAGATTTTTAGAAAAGTAGCCCAAAAAATGAACGATGAAAGAATTACATTGGCAAATTTGGCAGTGGCAGAAACTGGAATGGGAATTGTGGAAGACAAGGTTATAAAAAATCACTTTGCTTCTGAATACATTTACAATAAATACAAAGACGAAAAAACTTGTGGCGTGCTGGAAGATGACAGATCTTATGGAGTTAAAAAAATTGCAACTCCAATAGGAATTATCGCAGGTATTGTACCAACAACAAACCCGACTTCAACAGCAATGTTCAAAACACTAATATCATTAAAAACAAGAAATGCAATAATATTTTCACCACACCCAAGAGCGAAACAGGCAACAATTGAAACAGCTAAAATTGCATTGGAAACAGCAGTAAAATATGGGGCACCAAAAGATATAATTGGATGGATTGATGAACCAAGTGTGGAATTATCAAGAGAACTTATGGCAAGTGTTGACTTGATACTTGCGACAGGTGGGCCAGGAATGGTTAAATCTGCATATTCATCAGGAACTCCTGCGATTGGAGTTGGAGCTGGAAATACACCAGTTGTAATTGACAAATCAGCAGATATAAAAATGACTGCAAACTATATTTTGATGTCTAAAACATTTGATAATGGTGTAATTTGTGCGACAGAGCAGTCTGTAATTATAGATAAAGAAATTTATGATAAAGTTAGAAGCGAGTTTTTAAACAGAGGAGCTTATATTCTTAATGAAGAAGAATTAAACAAAGTAAGAGAAATATTGTTTATAAATGGAAACTTGAATGCTGATGTAGTTGGAAAAAGTGCATACGTTATTGCAGGTATGGCAGGATTTGAAATTCCAAAAAGTTCAAAAGTTTTAATTGGAGAAGTGGAATCTACTGGAACTGAAGAGCCTTTTGCACACGAAAAATTATCTCCAGTGCTTGCAATGTATAAAGCAGAAGATTTTGAAGATGGACTTAAAAAAGCTGATGAGTTGGTAAGACTTGGAGGATTAGGACATACATCTTCATTATATATTAATTTAGCTGAAAAAGAAAAAATAGATAAATTTGGAAGATTGATGAAAACAGGGCGTACACTAATCAATATGCCAGCATCACTTGGAGCAATCGGAGATGTATTTAACTTTAAATTAGAGCCATCATTAACACTTGGATGTGGTTCATGGGGAGGAAATTCTGTGTCAGAAAACGTAGGAGTAAAACATTTATTAAATGTAAAAACAATTGCAGAAAGAAGAGAAAATATGTTATGGTTCAAAGTTCCTGAAAAAATTTATTTCAAATACGGATCGCTTCCGACAGCTTTAGAAGAATTGAAAGGAAGTCACAAAAAAGCATTTATCGTAACGGATAAAGTATTGGCTGAACTAGGATATACAGAACATATTACAAAAGTACTTGACAGCATACATATCGATTATAGAATATTCTCAGAAGTAAAAGAGGATCCGACATTAAGTTCAGCTCAGGCTGGAGCAAAAGCAATGCTTGAATACAATCCTGATGTTGTTATTGCTCTTGGTGGAGGATCTGCAATGGATGCCGCTAAAATTATGTGGGTATTGTACGAACATCCAGAACTTCGATTTAGAGATTTGGCAATGAGATTTATGGATATTAGAAAGAGAATCGTTGAATTTCCTGAAATGGGTAAAAAAGCTAAATTTGTTGCAGTAGCAACATCGGCCGGAACTGGTTCGGAAGTAACGCCATTCTCAGTAATTACAGATGATGAAACTGGAATCAAATACCCTCTTGCAGATTATGCATTGACACCAAATGTAGCAATTAACGATCCTGAACTTATGCTTACAATGCCAAAAGGACTTACAGTAGCTTCTGGAATTGACGTATTTACACATGCTCTTGAATCTTATGTTTCAGTTATGGCGACAGAATACACAAAACCTTATTCAAAAGAAGCGGCTAGACTTGTATTCAAATACTTGCCAGAATCAGTAGAATTAGGTTCAAAAGCAATTAAAGCAAAAGAAAAAATGGCAAATGCCTCTTGCCTTGCAGGAATGGCTTTCGCAAATGCATTCTTAGGAATAAACCACTCACTTGCACATAAACTTGGAGGAAAATTCCACGTTCCACACGGTATCGCAAATGCTATGCTTCTTGAAGAAGTTATCCGTTTCAATGCAGCTGAGGCTCCAACAAAGATGGGATTATTCCCTCAATACAGATACCCTGATGCAATGCAAAGATACGCTGAAATGAACGATTATCTAGGATTTGGCGGAAATACTAAAGAAGAAAAAGTAGAAAATTTAATTAAAGGAATTAATGAATTAAATAGAAAAATAGGAATTCCAGCAAGTATTAAAGAATGGGGAGTGCCTGAAAAAGACTTCTTGGAAGCTGTAGATGAAATGTCACTAGATGCTTTCGATGACCAATGTACTCCAGCTAACCCAAGATATCCGTTAATGGAAGAATTAAGAGAAATTTACTTGAAAGCTTACTATGGAAAAGAATGGGAAAATGAAAAAGAAAGAGTAGCAAAAATTTTAGGTTTTTAA
- the cobU gene encoding bifunctional adenosylcobinamide kinase/adenosylcobinamide-phosphate guanylyltransferase, protein MAIIFVTGGAKSGKSKFAEELILSLNNGKQENVYLATSLVFDEEMKEKVRLHKERRKNDWGTVETYKNFESNLNKYFPKTENEIKNNMLVDCLTNMITNIIFEEKDVDWDNFDKKSYVKIVEKLNKNVENTVNELLNITSQFENTVIVSNELGLGLVPSYPLGRYFREIAGKMNQAVAKRADEVYFVVSGIPMKIK, encoded by the coding sequence ATGGCGATAATTTTTGTTACTGGCGGGGCGAAAAGTGGGAAAAGCAAGTTTGCTGAAGAGTTAATTTTAAGTTTGAATAATGGGAAGCAGGAGAATGTGTATTTGGCAACATCGCTTGTGTTTGATGAGGAAATGAAGGAAAAGGTGAGGTTGCATAAGGAAAGAAGGAAAAACGATTGGGGTACTGTGGAAACTTATAAAAATTTTGAAAGTAATTTAAATAAATATTTTCCTAAAACAGAAAATGAAATTAAAAATAATATGCTTGTGGATTGCCTTACGAATATGATAACTAATATAATTTTTGAGGAAAAGGATGTTGACTGGGATAATTTTGACAAAAAATCTTATGTAAAAATTGTGGAAAAGTTGAACAAAAATGTGGAAAACACAGTAAATGAACTGCTGAATATAACGAGTCAATTTGAAAATACGGTAATTGTGTCAAATGAGCTGGGATTGGGGCTTGTGCCGAGTTATCCATTGGGACGTTATTTCCGTGAAATTGCAGGAAAAATGAATCAGGCTGTGGCAAAAAGGGCTGATGAAGTTTATTTTGTAGTATCTGGTATTCCAATGAAAATTAAATAA